Proteins from a single region of Amycolatopsis sp. CA-230715:
- a CDS encoding non-ribosomal peptide synthetase produces MSEHSTQRSLSAAQRGTWLAQQLDPANPRHNIAQYFEFTAGLDPVTLERAWRHTVGETGTLTVTIADGPTQTPGPVPGSAFRQFDLRARPDAVAAAHEFMRDDLAEPVALHGGPLFTTVLLRLTDEHFLWYHRYHHVVIDGRGLGMAVERAAEVYNALAEGTAPGPSPFGSLDSLLRHEADYRAGAEFAADRGFWIGRLADLPSAPSPSRRSDTRLLPSVRRSAALEVARPARWRRAARAAGVGLPAIVVSAAAVYLRRMTGAHDVVVGFAVGAQHEAVANVPAFVANVLAIRIAVRDDVPVAALLADTERELRRALEHRRYRLEDLRQDLGRTGPGELVPGLTVNIVPFDYAQRFGSATAVAHQVSTGPVDDLSVGFLLQPGGGRVEAFTAGNSARYDTAEVAAHHDRFFRLLDTIADADGATAVGALDVLTPAERHRVVVEWNDTATEPRPDRCVHEIFAERAERHPDLPAVVFDGKALSYAELHVRSNRLAHRLVAAGVTAESAAALLMDRSPDLVVAMLAVLKAGGAYVPLHPGSPAERLRWVAADAGVVAVLADQGNRAAAEAVGVLVVDEDDSAPDTPPAILVDARQTAQLGYTSGSTGTPKGVAIPHEAVIGFARDRRWDAHRRVPLHSSVAFDAVTYEIWVPLLTGGQVVVAAGELTASSLRRLIAGPRITAAFVTTALFNHFADEAPDCFAGLREIWTGGEQASPSAIRRVLAHCPDTKVVNGYGPTEFTTFAVSHDLTGTDGTSVPIGAPMDDIRAYVLDDRLRPVPPGVPGELYLAGCGEARGYHGRPGPTAASFVANPFEADARMYRTGDLVAWTGAGVLEFLGRTDDQVKIRGHRIEPGEVEAALAAHPAVRRAAVVVRTDRPGEKRLVGYVVLDSDSADVIDIREHVRAALPDYLVPSAVVALPELPVTTNGKLDRAALPAPDFAGLSGALAPRNPVERRFCELFAEVLDVPTVGADDGFFDLGGDSILSLRLIGRARAAGLVIEPRDVALYRTPAGLAKVSRDERPHGGGEAGDGVGACPRTPIMEWFAEIGGPLRGFHQSVLLDLPDGVGEADLTGALRVLLDLHDALRIRTVDSGLVIEPPEAGAELACLRRVELTGPDPRAVIDRESAAAQAELDPDDGAIVRLVWFDAGRDRPGRVLLAIHHLAVDGVSWRILIPQFLAAVRGIRVPEPDGSSFRWWARALAEQAARPGVVAELPHWRSVLDAAEPVLGDRPLDPARDLTRTGRALVLSLPPEVSERVLTDLPATFRCGVNDVLLTGLALAMTGWRRRRGQDDGTGVLVDLEGHGRQEAVAPGAELSSTVGWFTSLHPVRLEVGDATGPDALERVKEQLNTVPGNGIGFGLLRHLNPETREVLAALPGPQLGFNYLGRIEAGHNFDGGSHPDLPMRHALEVNALARQDDTGRSLVAHWSWPSGVLSEPDVRELAESWFRALRDLSEYRTAPARLPSDFPLVRVSRQEIEQYGDGVADILPMTPLQQGLLFHAYDRVDAAYVVQLRIDVEGDLDPAALLAAGEALLARHPNLRAGFHARESGEPVQVVPSEVSLPWTTVDLSEVDDRLAELLAADRAAGFDVASPPLFRLTLVKLAHRRHLIVLTHHHLLLDGWSMPVLLRELFALYGKETELPSAPSYRDYLAWLAAQDRVSAGQAWKAALAGLAGPVLVAPPRTQEAATRTVTLSEEQTAGLAETARAHGVTLNTVLRAALAVLIGRLTGRDDVVFGATVAIRPPQVPGIENMVGLSINTVPVRVRTSRTEPWSELLGRLRDDQAELIPHQHLDLPSIQRLAGYGELFDTLLVFENYPFDQDRLAEFSDLRVRDLDVSDDTHYALTLAVVPGRRLWLRLGHRTDERFAAQFLARLTGLLDVLRATPAAPATRADVLLEGEYDRVVRAWNDTAAEHPSERSVAELFADQVAASPGAPAVFFGGETISYRELDERSNRLAHRLREVGVGVEVPVAVRLPRSVVLVVAVLATLKAGGVYLPVDPEYPAARADFVLADSAARAVITLPGAVVPDGVVPVFPDALPEHPSTPPEVVVPPLASAYLIYTSGSTGRPKAVAVSHRAITGHLCWMRTAFGLGAADRVLHKTSIGFDVSVWELLLPLLTGAGLVLARPGGHRDPEYLAELVRDKGVTTVHFVPSMLGAFLDTPAAAACTGLRHVLSSGEALSAELVERWYRTLDVPLHNLYGPTEAAIDVTWWPCRAGGGTVPIGRPVDNTRTYVLDRELRPVPVGVPGELYLAGEQLATGYRGRPGLTASRFVANPFEADARMYRTGDLARWSAVGELEFLGRVDDQVKIRGNRVEPGEVEAVLVAHQGIAEAAVLAVGEPRRLVAFTVPRGQAPAEERLREFVAARLPAYLVPSAFVTVDAFPLTTNGKLDRAALAALRPAVEREYVAPRDDVERLLCAVWSEVLGTERTGVHDDFFALGGDSIRSMRVVSRIRAALGVELSPRAVFDHPTPAGVAGVVAGLRAERDTLVPRDHHGDVPLSFAQERLWFLDQLAPGGVEYNLSIGWRLTGALDHAALRVAVDGLVSRHASLRTTFEQVAGRGVQVVHDELTVPIRVLDLSDVDEPRRELDRVLDEESATPFELRTGPLLRLLSVRTAEDERVLVLSAHHIVTDGWSMELMTGELGTRYDAAVAGEPVLLPENPVRYTDYTAWQRDRWRTDPDGRLAYWRAQLADLTPFDLPTDRPRPPVRSTAGALYSFRVGEELTSALLALGRAGGTTLFMTMTAVAQVLLARYSGERDIAIGTATAGRDRAVLEDLVGFFVNTLVLRSDIDESKTFAELLGEVGETVRAAYAHQDVPFGKLVEELNPERDTGGTPLARVMVGMQDAPSARFAPAGLRVREFRLPRRATQFELGFHFERQPDGTLDAVVQYSTELFDVDTVRRMTEHLVLLAEHVTANPGRRLREIPLLTAEERHRALVEWNGTCSRAHPATLPALVESRVASAPDAPAVVDDRIRLTYRELDARANRVARWLIGLGVGPEDVVAVAMPSSVDLVTAQLAVWKAGAAYLPIDPDHPGERIAFTVSDSGARMLLADPAIADRLPGPVTPYPSLDDLGHSAAPITDEDRVSPLRVDNTAYVIYTSGSTGRPKGVVVQHTGIAALAAGFGGHLGTGPGSRVLRFASPSFDAAIDELCRALVSGACLVLADREALAPGAPLAETITRHAVTHVTLPPAVLRALPAGSLPAGTTVLSAGEALPAELAAEWSGKHRLVNGYGPTEATVCVSASAPLTGDDHIPPIGRPVTGNRVYVLDDHLRPVPPGVRGELYAAGAGLARGYLGRPGLTAERFVPCPFDPAPGARMYRTGDVVSWLPSGELVFHGRADAQVKVNGYRIEPAEIEAALRTHPEITDAAVLAADGPSGRRRLVGYLVASGAGPEPEEVRAHLARSLPDHLVPPVFVVLDRLPLTSAGKLDRAALPAPEETAAGTGRAPRDDRERILCGLFADVIGIPEADPESSFFALGGDSILLIELISRARAAGLVVTVADVLRHKTVAALAAVATAAGPAAAQVADEPLIEVSQFELDEFAGQLAVPEERR; encoded by the coding sequence ATGTCCGAGCACAGCACGCAACGGTCCTTGTCGGCTGCGCAGCGCGGCACGTGGCTCGCCCAGCAGCTGGATCCGGCGAACCCGCGCCACAACATCGCCCAGTACTTCGAGTTCACCGCGGGGCTGGACCCGGTGACGCTGGAGCGGGCGTGGCGGCACACCGTGGGGGAAACCGGGACGCTGACCGTCACGATCGCCGACGGTCCCACGCAGACACCGGGGCCGGTGCCGGGCAGTGCGTTCCGCCAGTTCGACCTTCGCGCGCGTCCCGACGCGGTCGCCGCCGCGCACGAATTCATGCGGGACGACCTCGCCGAACCCGTCGCGCTGCACGGCGGACCGCTGTTCACCACGGTCCTCCTGCGGCTCACCGATGAGCACTTCCTCTGGTACCACCGGTATCACCACGTCGTCATCGACGGCCGCGGGCTGGGCATGGCCGTGGAACGGGCCGCCGAGGTCTACAACGCGCTGGCCGAAGGCACCGCGCCGGGGCCGTCGCCGTTCGGCTCGCTGGACTCCCTGCTGCGGCACGAAGCCGACTACCGCGCCGGTGCGGAGTTCGCCGCCGACCGGGGGTTCTGGATCGGCCGGTTGGCGGATCTTCCCAGCGCGCCAAGCCCTTCCCGTCGCTCGGACACCCGGTTGCTTCCCTCCGTCCGGAGAAGCGCGGCGCTGGAGGTCGCGCGGCCCGCGCGCTGGCGCCGGGCCGCGCGGGCGGCGGGGGTGGGACTTCCGGCGATCGTGGTCTCCGCCGCCGCGGTGTACCTGCGGCGGATGACCGGTGCGCACGACGTCGTCGTGGGGTTCGCCGTCGGCGCGCAGCACGAGGCGGTCGCGAACGTGCCCGCGTTCGTCGCGAACGTGCTCGCCATCCGGATCGCGGTGCGCGACGACGTCCCGGTCGCGGCGCTGCTCGCCGACACCGAACGGGAACTGCGCCGCGCGCTGGAGCACCGGCGCTACCGGCTGGAGGACCTCCGCCAAGACCTCGGCCGGACCGGGCCTGGCGAGCTGGTCCCCGGGCTGACGGTCAACATCGTGCCCTTCGACTACGCGCAGCGGTTCGGCTCGGCCACGGCGGTCGCGCACCAGGTCAGCACCGGCCCCGTCGACGACCTGTCGGTCGGCTTCCTGCTCCAGCCGGGCGGGGGCCGGGTGGAGGCGTTCACCGCGGGCAACTCGGCGAGGTATGACACCGCCGAGGTCGCCGCCCATCACGACCGGTTCTTCCGGCTGCTCGACACCATCGCGGATGCGGACGGGGCCACCGCCGTGGGCGCGCTGGACGTCCTCACGCCCGCCGAACGGCACCGCGTCGTCGTCGAGTGGAACGACACCGCCACCGAGCCGCGGCCGGACAGGTGCGTCCACGAGATCTTCGCCGAACGCGCCGAACGCCACCCCGATCTGCCCGCGGTCGTCTTCGACGGGAAAGCGCTCAGCTACGCGGAATTGCACGTGCGGTCGAACCGGTTGGCGCACCGGCTCGTCGCCGCCGGGGTGACGGCGGAGTCCGCGGCGGCGCTTCTGATGGACCGGTCGCCGGATCTGGTCGTGGCCATGCTCGCCGTGCTGAAGGCGGGCGGTGCCTACGTTCCGTTGCACCCCGGCTCCCCGGCGGAGCGGCTGCGCTGGGTGGCGGCGGACGCCGGTGTCGTGGCGGTGCTCGCCGATCAGGGCAACCGGGCGGCGGCCGAGGCGGTAGGCGTCCTGGTCGTCGACGAGGACGATTCCGCCCCGGACACCCCGCCCGCGATCCTGGTCGACGCCAGGCAGACGGCCCAACTCGGGTACACCTCGGGCTCCACCGGTACGCCGAAAGGCGTCGCGATACCGCACGAGGCCGTGATCGGCTTCGCCCGCGACCGCCGCTGGGACGCGCACCGGCGAGTACCGCTCCACTCTTCGGTCGCCTTCGACGCCGTCACCTACGAGATCTGGGTCCCGCTGCTCACCGGGGGACAGGTCGTCGTCGCTGCCGGGGAGCTGACGGCGTCCTCGCTTCGGCGGCTGATCGCCGGACCGCGCATCACCGCGGCGTTCGTGACCACCGCGCTGTTCAACCACTTCGCGGACGAAGCGCCGGACTGCTTCGCCGGCCTGCGCGAGATTTGGACAGGTGGGGAGCAGGCGTCTCCGTCGGCGATCCGGCGCGTGCTGGCGCACTGCCCGGACACGAAAGTCGTCAACGGGTACGGGCCCACCGAGTTCACCACCTTCGCGGTCAGCCACGACCTCACCGGGACCGATGGCACGTCCGTCCCGATCGGCGCGCCGATGGACGACATCCGCGCGTACGTGCTGGACGACCGGCTGCGCCCGGTGCCGCCCGGTGTGCCTGGGGAGCTGTACCTCGCGGGCTGCGGCGAGGCGAGGGGGTACCACGGCAGGCCGGGGCCGACGGCCGCGTCGTTCGTGGCGAACCCCTTCGAGGCGGACGCCCGGATGTACCGCACCGGCGACCTGGTGGCCTGGACCGGTGCCGGGGTACTGGAGTTCCTCGGCCGCACCGACGACCAGGTCAAGATCCGCGGCCACCGGATCGAGCCGGGCGAGGTCGAGGCCGCGCTCGCCGCGCATCCCGCGGTGCGCCGGGCCGCGGTGGTCGTCCGCACCGACCGGCCGGGGGAGAAGCGGCTCGTCGGGTACGTCGTGCTCGACAGCGACAGTGCCGACGTGATCGACATCCGCGAGCACGTCCGTGCCGCGTTGCCGGACTACCTGGTTCCCTCCGCCGTGGTGGCGCTGCCCGAACTGCCGGTCACCACCAACGGAAAACTGGATCGGGCGGCGCTGCCCGCCCCCGATTTCGCCGGTCTCTCCGGTGCGCTGGCGCCACGAAACCCCGTCGAGCGGCGGTTCTGCGAACTCTTCGCCGAGGTGCTGGACGTGCCGACGGTCGGGGCCGACGACGGCTTCTTCGACCTCGGCGGGGACAGCATCCTGTCGTTGCGGCTCATCGGGCGCGCTCGTGCCGCCGGGCTGGTGATCGAGCCGAGGGACGTGGCCCTGTACCGGACTCCCGCCGGGCTCGCCAAGGTGTCCAGGGACGAGCGGCCGCACGGCGGTGGCGAAGCGGGTGACGGTGTCGGCGCCTGCCCGCGAACACCCATCATGGAATGGTTCGCCGAGATCGGCGGGCCGCTACGGGGATTCCACCAGTCGGTGCTGCTCGACCTGCCGGACGGCGTCGGCGAAGCGGATCTCACCGGCGCGCTGCGGGTGCTGCTGGACCTGCACGACGCGCTGCGCATCCGCACTGTCGACAGTGGACTGGTCATCGAACCGCCGGAAGCGGGAGCCGAATTGGCTTGCCTGCGCCGCGTCGAGCTGACCGGTCCGGATCCCCGTGCCGTGATCGACCGGGAAAGCGCTGCCGCGCAAGCGGAACTCGACCCGGACGACGGCGCGATCGTCCGGCTGGTGTGGTTCGACGCGGGCCGGGACCGGCCGGGCCGGGTGCTGCTGGCGATCCACCACCTCGCGGTCGACGGGGTGTCCTGGCGCATCCTGATCCCCCAGTTCCTCGCCGCCGTGCGGGGAATCCGGGTCCCCGAACCGGACGGAAGCTCGTTCAGGTGGTGGGCGAGGGCGCTGGCCGAGCAGGCGGCCCGGCCCGGTGTCGTCGCGGAACTGCCCCACTGGCGCTCGGTACTGGACGCCGCAGAGCCGGTGCTGGGCGACCGCCCGCTCGACCCGGCGAGGGACCTGACCCGGACCGGTCGCGCGCTCGTCCTGTCGCTGCCGCCGGAGGTGTCCGAGCGAGTCCTGACCGACCTGCCCGCCACGTTCCGCTGCGGCGTCAACGACGTGCTGCTCACCGGTCTCGCGCTCGCGATGACCGGCTGGCGCCGGCGCCGCGGGCAGGACGACGGCACCGGTGTGCTCGTGGACCTGGAAGGGCACGGCCGCCAGGAAGCGGTGGCGCCCGGTGCCGAGCTGTCCTCGACGGTCGGATGGTTCACCAGCCTGCACCCGGTGCGGCTCGAGGTCGGCGACGCCACCGGACCGGACGCGCTGGAGCGGGTCAAGGAACAGCTGAACACGGTGCCGGGCAACGGAATCGGCTTCGGCCTGCTGCGCCACCTCAACCCGGAGACCCGCGAAGTGCTCGCCGCGCTACCCGGCCCGCAGCTCGGGTTCAACTACCTCGGCCGGATCGAGGCTGGCCACAACTTCGACGGCGGCTCCCATCCGGACCTGCCGATGCGGCACGCGCTGGAGGTCAACGCGCTGGCGCGGCAGGACGACACCGGCCGCAGCCTGGTCGCGCACTGGTCGTGGCCGTCCGGAGTGCTGTCCGAACCGGACGTCCGGGAGTTGGCCGAGTCGTGGTTCCGGGCACTGCGGGACCTCAGCGAGTACCGCACCGCACCGGCGCGCCTGCCGTCCGACTTCCCGCTGGTGCGCGTGTCCAGGCAGGAGATCGAACAGTACGGCGACGGGGTCGCGGACATCCTGCCGATGACGCCGCTGCAACAGGGACTGCTCTTCCACGCCTACGATCGCGTGGACGCCGCGTACGTCGTCCAACTCCGGATCGACGTCGAAGGCGACCTCGACCCGGCCGCGCTCCTGGCGGCGGGCGAGGCGCTGCTGGCAAGGCACCCGAACCTGCGGGCGGGTTTCCACGCCCGCGAGTCCGGCGAACCGGTGCAGGTCGTGCCGTCCGAGGTCAGCCTGCCATGGACCACCGTCGATCTGTCCGAAGTGGACGACAGGCTGGCCGAACTGCTCGCCGCCGACCGCGCGGCCGGGTTCGACGTCGCCTCGCCGCCGCTGTTCCGCCTGACGCTGGTCAAGCTGGCGCACCGGCGGCACCTGATCGTGCTGACGCACCACCACCTGCTGCTCGACGGCTGGTCGATGCCGGTGCTGCTGCGAGAGCTGTTCGCCTTGTACGGCAAGGAAACCGAGCTGCCCTCGGCGCCGTCGTACCGCGACTACCTGGCGTGGCTCGCCGCTCAGGACCGGGTCTCGGCAGGTCAGGCGTGGAAAGCCGCGTTGGCGGGGCTCGCTGGTCCCGTGCTTGTGGCACCGCCTCGGACGCAGGAGGCGGCGACCCGGACGGTCACCCTGTCCGAGGAGCAGACGGCGGGTCTCGCCGAGACCGCCCGTGCGCACGGCGTCACCCTGAACACGGTGCTGCGGGCCGCGTTGGCGGTGCTGATCGGACGGCTCACCGGACGCGACGACGTCGTTTTCGGTGCCACCGTGGCCATCCGCCCGCCGCAGGTCCCCGGGATCGAGAACATGGTGGGCCTGTCCATCAACACCGTCCCCGTGCGGGTCCGGACGAGCCGCACCGAGCCGTGGTCCGAGCTGCTCGGGCGACTGCGCGACGACCAGGCCGAGCTGATCCCGCACCAGCACCTCGACCTGCCGTCGATCCAGCGCCTTGCCGGGTACGGCGAACTGTTCGACACCTTGCTCGTGTTCGAGAACTACCCCTTCGACCAGGACCGGCTGGCGGAGTTCTCGGATCTCCGGGTGCGGGACCTGGACGTCTCCGATGACACGCACTACGCGCTGACCCTCGCCGTCGTACCGGGAAGGCGGTTGTGGCTGCGGCTCGGGCACCGTACCGACGAGCGGTTCGCGGCCCAGTTCCTCGCCAGGCTCACCGGGTTGCTCGACGTCCTCCGCGCCACGCCCGCCGCACCGGCCACGCGAGCGGACGTCCTGCTGGAAGGCGAATACGACCGGGTGGTCCGCGCGTGGAACGACACCGCCGCCGAGCATCCGTCCGAGCGGTCGGTGGCCGAGTTGTTCGCCGACCAGGTGGCGGCGAGTCCCGGCGCGCCCGCCGTGTTCTTCGGCGGGGAAACGATTTCGTACCGGGAGCTGGACGAGCGGTCGAACCGGTTGGCGCACCGGCTGCGGGAAGTCGGCGTCGGCGTCGAGGTCCCCGTGGCCGTTCGGCTGCCGAGATCGGTCGTACTCGTCGTCGCCGTGCTGGCGACGCTCAAAGCGGGTGGTGTCTACCTGCCCGTCGACCCCGAGTACCCGGCGGCGCGTGCCGACTTCGTGCTCGCCGACAGCGCCGCACGCGCGGTGATCACCTTGCCGGGAGCCGTGGTGCCCGACGGCGTCGTACCCGTCTTCCCCGACGCGCTGCCCGAACACCCGAGCACCCCGCCCGAGGTCGTCGTTCCCCCGCTCGCGAGTGCCTACCTGATCTACACCTCCGGTTCCACGGGGCGCCCCAAGGCCGTCGCGGTTTCGCACCGGGCGATCACCGGGCACCTGTGCTGGATGCGGACCGCGTTCGGGCTCGGCGCGGCGGATCGGGTGCTGCACAAGACTTCCATCGGGTTCGACGTCTCGGTCTGGGAACTGCTGCTGCCGCTGCTGACCGGTGCCGGACTGGTGCTCGCCAGGCCAGGCGGGCACCGCGATCCGGAGTACCTGGCCGAACTCGTGAGGGACAAAGGCGTCACCACTGTCCACTTCGTACCGTCGATGCTCGGCGCCTTCCTCGACACGCCAGCCGCCGCGGCGTGCACGGGGCTGCGGCACGTGCTGAGCAGCGGCGAGGCGTTGTCCGCGGAACTTGTCGAGCGCTGGTACCGGACGCTCGACGTGCCGCTGCACAACCTCTACGGGCCGACCGAAGCCGCCATCGACGTGACCTGGTGGCCGTGCCGCGCCGGTGGCGGGACCGTGCCGATCGGCCGCCCGGTCGACAACACGCGGACGTACGTGCTGGACCGCGAACTGCGCCCGGTTCCCGTCGGGGTGCCCGGGGAGCTGTACCTGGCGGGCGAGCAGCTCGCGACCGGGTACCGCGGGCGGCCCGGCCTGACCGCGTCGCGGTTCGTGGCGAACCCCTTCGAGGCGGACGCGCGGATGTACCGCACCGGTGACCTGGCGCGGTGGTCCGCGGTGGGCGAGCTGGAGTTCCTCGGCAGGGTGGACGACCAGGTCAAGATCCGCGGCAACCGGGTCGAGCCGGGCGAGGTCGAAGCGGTTTTGGTAGCGCACCAGGGGATCGCCGAGGCCGCGGTGCTCGCCGTCGGCGAACCGCGGCGGCTGGTGGCGTTCACGGTGCCCCGCGGGCAGGCGCCCGCCGAAGAGCGGTTGCGCGAGTTCGTCGCGGCAAGGCTGCCCGCTTATCTGGTGCCGTCGGCGTTCGTCACCGTGGATGCCTTTCCCTTGACCACCAACGGAAAACTCGACCGCGCGGCACTCGCCGCGCTGCGGCCCGCGGTCGAACGAGAGTACGTGGCACCGCGTGACGACGTGGAGCGGCTGCTGTGCGCCGTGTGGTCGGAGGTGCTGGGCACCGAGCGGACCGGTGTGCACGACGACTTCTTCGCGCTGGGCGGGGATTCGATCCGCAGCATGCGGGTGGTGTCGCGAATCCGGGCCGCCCTCGGCGTCGAGCTGTCCCCGCGCGCGGTGTTCGACCATCCGACCCCCGCCGGTGTCGCCGGTGTCGTCGCCGGGCTGCGCGCGGAACGCGACACGCTCGTGCCGCGCGACCACCACGGCGACGTGCCACTTTCGTTCGCACAGGAACGGCTCTGGTTCCTCGACCAGCTCGCGCCCGGTGGCGTGGAGTACAACCTCAGTATTGGCTGGCGGCTGACCGGCGCGCTGGACCACGCCGCGCTCCGGGTGGCGGTGGACGGTCTCGTGTCGCGGCACGCCTCGCTGCGCACGACGTTCGAGCAGGTCGCCGGTCGCGGCGTGCAGGTGGTGCACGACGAGCTGACCGTACCGATCCGCGTGCTCGATCTGTCCGATGTGGACGAACCACGCCGCGAACTCGACCGGGTGCTGGACGAGGAGTCGGCGACCCCGTTCGAGCTGCGGACCGGGCCGCTGCTGCGCCTCCTGTCCGTGCGCACGGCCGAGGACGAGCGCGTGCTGGTGCTGTCGGCGCACCACATCGTCACCGACGGCTGGTCGATGGAGCTCATGACCGGCGAACTCGGCACGCGCTACGACGCGGCCGTCGCGGGAGAACCGGTCCTGCTGCCGGAAAACCCGGTGCGGTACACCGATTACACCGCGTGGCAACGAGATCGCTGGCGCACCGATCCCGACGGCCGGTTGGCGTACTGGCGCGCGCAGCTCGCGGACCTCACCCCGTTCGACCTGCCGACGGACCGGCCGCGCCCGCCCGTCCGGAGCACGGCGGGCGCGCTGTATTCGTTCCGCGTCGGCGAGGAGCTGACCTCGGCGCTGCTGGCACTGGGCCGGGCAGGCGGCACCACGTTGTTCATGACCATGACGGCGGTGGCACAGGTGCTGCTGGCGCGCTACAGCGGCGAGCGGGACATCGCGATCGGGACGGCGACCGCGGGCCGCGACCGGGCCGTGCTGGAAGACCTGGTCGGCTTCTTCGTCAACACACTTGTGCTGCGGTCGGACATCGACGAGTCGAAGACGTTCGCGGAACTGCTCGGGGAGGTCGGCGAGACCGTGCGGGCCGCCTACGCGCACCAGGACGTGCCGTTCGGCAAGCTGGTCGAGGAGCTCAACCCCGAGCGGGACACCGGCGGGACGCCGCTGGCGCGGGTCATGGTGGGGATGCAGGACGCGCCGTCCGCCCGGTTCGCCCCGGCCGGTCTGCGGGTGCGGGAGTTCCGGCTGCCGCGGCGGGCGACGCAGTTCGAGCTGGGCTTCCACTTCGAACGGCAGCCAGACGGCACACTCGACGCGGTGGTGCAGTACAGCACCGAACTGTTCGATGTGGACACCGTCCGCCGGATGACCGAGCACCTGGTGCTGCTGGCCGAACACGTGACCGCGAACCCCGGCAGGCGGCTTCGCGAGATCCCGTTGCTGACCGCGGAAGAACGCCACCGCGCGCTCGTGGAATGGAACGGCACCTGCTCGCGGGCGCACCCCGCGACGCTGCCCGCGTTGGTCGAAAGCAGGGTTGCGTCGGCACCCGACGCGCCCGCGGTCGTCGACGATCGGATCCGGTTGACCTACCGCGAACTCGACGCTCGCGCGAACCGGGTGGCGCGCTGGCTGATCGGGCTCGGCGTGGGGCCGGAGGACGTGGTCGCGGTGGCGATGCCGAGCTCGGTGGACCTGGTGACCGCGCAGCTCGCCGTGTGGAAGGCCGGTGCGGCGTACCTGCCGATCGACCCGGACCACCCCGGCGAGCGGATCGCGTTCACGGTGTCCGACTCGGGCGCGCGGATGCTCCTCGCCGATCCCGCCATCGCGGATCGCCTGCCGGGACCCGTCACCCCGTACCCGTCGCTGGACGATCTCGGCCATTCCGCGGCGCCGATCACCGACGAGGACAGGGTGTCCCCGTTGCGCGTGGACAACACCGCCTACGTCATCTACACCTCGGGTTCCACCGGGCGGCCCAAGGGCGTCGTGGTCCAGCACACCGGGATCGCCGCACTGGCCGCGGGTTTCGGCGGGCACCTCGGCACCGGGCCGGGCAGCCGCGTCCTGCGGTTCGCCTCGCCGAGCTTCGACGCCGCGATCGACGAACTGTGCCGGGCACTGGTGTCCGGCGCCTGCCTGGTGCTGGCCGACCGCGAGGCGCTGGCTCCTGGCGCGCCACTGGCCGAGACGATCACCCGGCACGCCGTCACTCACGTGACCCTGCCGCCCGCGGTGCTGCGGGCCCTGCCCGCCGGATCGCTGCCCGCGGGCACCACGGTGCTGAGCGCGGGCGAAGCGTTGCCCGCCGAGCTCGCGGCGGAGTGGTCGGGAAAGCACCGCTTGGTGAACGGCTACGGTCCGACGGAGGCGACCGTTTGCGTGAGCGCGAGCGCGCCGCTGACCGGTGACGACCACATCCCGCCGATCGGCAGGCCGGTCACCGGCAACCGGGTGTACGTGCTCGACGACCACCTCCGCCCGGTGCCGCCGGGGGTGCGCGGTGAGCTCTACGCGGCCGGTGCCGGGCTGGCGCGCGGGTACCTCGGCAGGCCCGGCCTGACCGCGGAGCGGTTCGTGCCGTGCCCGTTCGACCCGGCCCCCGGCGCGCGGATGTACCGGACCGGGGACGTCGTTTCCTGGCTGCCTTCGGGCGAACTCGTCTTCCACGGGCGCGCCGACGCACAGGTGAAGGTGAACGGCTACCGGATCGAACCGGCCGAAATCGAGGCGGCGCTGCGGACGCACCCGGAGATCACCGACGCGGCGGTGCTCGCGGCCGACGGCCCGTCCGGCAGGCGGCGGCTGGTCGGCTACCTCGTCGCGAGCGGTGCCGGGCCGGAGCCGGAAGAGGTGCGAGCGCACTTGGCGCGGTCGCTGCCGGACCACCTGGTGCCCCCGGTCTTCGTCGTGCTCGACCGGCTTCCCCTGACCTCGGCGGGCAAACTCGACCGCGCGGCACTGCCCGCCCCGGAAGAGACCGCCGCGGGAACCGGCCGCGCGCCGCGTGACGATCGCGAACGAATCCTTTGTGGACTGTTCGCCGACGTGATCGGCATCCCGGAAGCGGATCCGGAGTCGAGCTTCTTCGCACTCGGCGGTGACAGCATCCTGCTGATCGAACTGATCAGCAGGGCGAGGGCGGCCGGGCTGGTCGTCACAGTCGCCGATGTGCTGCGGCACAAGACCGTTGCCGCGCTCGCCGCCGTCGCGACCGCGGCGGGCCCCGCCGCGGCGCAGGTGGCGGACGAGCCGCTGATCGAAGTGAGCCAGTTCGAACTCGACGAGTTCGCCGGCCAGTTGGCCGTACCGGAGGAGCGAAGGTGA